From the Nostoc sp. PCC 7107 genome, the window CAAACCAAGCAAAGCCAAATAAAACCAAGAATACATCGGCTACCAAAATCAAGTTCAGCCAATTTAACAATTTATCTTTCATATTGAAGATTAGGGATTAGGGATGAGGAACTAGGACTATGGAGTATTGGTGAGATAAGTTTTACTCTAGTCCCTAGTACGACTTAGCGAAAATTAACAGCCCATCACAAATGCTTAAAAAGCTTGCAGTATAAGTATTTTTACTTTTTACTTTTGTCTTATTCTACTCATCCCTATTCTTCAAATAACCACTTCTTGACTTTTAATAAACTATCCCAATCTGGTTTTCTACTCAGACCATCTTCAATACTATTTTTGATTTCATCGCGCCATTCTGGGTTTACCAAAAATAACTGTTGTACAGCATCAATGTGTTGACGCAAGCCTTTTTGGCCAGTTTCTAGCATTGCTAGAGCCAGATTAACTCTGGCTTGTGGGTCTTGAGGGCTTAATTTGACTGCTTTTTGTGCGGCTTTATAAGCTGAGTTGCCTTTGTTATCTAACAGATACAACCATGCTAAACAAATCCAAGCTGCACTAGTTTTGGGAGCGCGATCGCATACCTCCTTAAACACAGGGATCAAAGAATCCACTGCTTCACCAGCTTTATAGCGTTCCAAACCTGTATCAAACAGAGATTCAACGGTGTTAGTCATTAGTCATTAGTCATTAGTCAATGGTCAATGGTCAATGGTCAATGGTCATAAGTAAATACAAAGGACAATTGACAATTGACAATCTTACTACACACCAAATGACTTACCACAACCACAGGTTTGGTTAGCGTTGGGATTCGTGAACTGAAAACCGCCGCCAATCATCGCATCGCTATAATCAAGCATTAAGCCATAGAGGTAAAGCAAGCTTTTGCGATCGCAAATAATTTGGAAGCCATCATAGTCAAAAACTTCATCCTGCGGGGTGATCTTGCTTGTATCCTCAAAGTCCATCATATAAGACATCCCAGAGCATCCGCCTTGCCGTACGCCTACCCGCAGGCACAAATCTTGACCTTGCCTTTCTTGCAGGAGTTTGACTTGGCGCAAGGCGGTTTCGCTTAACAGAATGCCGCTTTGTTGAGGCTGCGTTGCTTGTGTCATCTTTTGTTAACTCCTTATAATTAGTAACCTGATAGAAGCTGATGGTTGCTGCTGGGTTAATGGGTAATTTTTGTATATATTCTAGCGACATTAAGGACAGAAATTGCCAATTGTAAACACTCCGTCAAAAGCAGCTAAAGCTTTTTATTCTAGAATTGAGAGACTCGGTATATTTATAGATTCGGTATTTTCAGAATTTCAGCCTTGTGGCAGCCTGAATCGCAATCCCTCTTCAGGTGCAGCCCGGAAAGTCTCCTCCCAGACTAGCCATCCCCAACAATTGACATGCAAATTGCTTCCTTTGATTAACTGACTCTATGACAAGTTTTAATCGCTCTACCAGTCGTCGGTTGAATAAATTACCTCAAATTCCTTCTGTGTGGGAGGGCGATCGCCGTCCATTATCATCACCAATCCCACATCCTGATTCATCCGCCAATGGTGATTGCATTCTTTGGGTTGATGGCTCACAAGGTGTTGTCCGTGGTATGGACGTAGTACCTCCTGAAACAGGCCCGGAAGCAATTGTTCGCACCCTGATGC encodes:
- a CDS encoding M48 family metallopeptidase, which encodes MTNTVESLFDTGLERYKAGEAVDSLIPVFKEVCDRAPKTSAAWICLAWLYLLDNKGNSAYKAAQKAVKLSPQDPQARVNLALAMLETGQKGLRQHIDAVQQLFLVNPEWRDEIKNSIEDGLSRKPDWDSLLKVKKWLFEE
- a CDS encoding iron-sulfur cluster assembly accessory protein yields the protein MTQATQPQQSGILLSETALRQVKLLQERQGQDLCLRVGVRQGGCSGMSYMMDFEDTSKITPQDEVFDYDGFQIICDRKSLLYLYGLMLDYSDAMIGGGFQFTNPNANQTCGCGKSFGV